A window of the Brachybacterium sacelli genome harbors these coding sequences:
- the hemE gene encoding uroporphyrinogen decarboxylase codes for MADASLLRELRGDRADTPSVWFMRQAGRSLPEYRSLREGTTMLDSCVRPDMAAEITLQPVRRHRVDAGIFFSDIVVPARLAGLGVEIRPGVGPVFDHPIRTEADVDALPPLGDDYDAALEPIREAVRLTVDELATTPLIGFAGAPFTVASYMVEGGPSRDHLRTRALMRSRPEVWDRLAAWVAELSGRFLRAQVLAGASAVQLFDSWVGALGAEMYTGHVRPHSAAALARVADLPVPRIHFGVGAAHLLPPMLEAGATVMGVDHRLRLDRALEVLPAGTPIQGNIDPAVLFTSEPARHEEARAVLAAGARASGHVVNLGHGVPPDTDPQVLTDLVSFLHEQRVPRA; via the coding sequence GTGGCCGACGCCTCGCTCCTGCGGGAGCTCAGAGGTGACCGAGCAGACACCCCCAGCGTGTGGTTCATGCGACAGGCCGGACGCTCCCTTCCCGAGTACCGGTCCCTGCGCGAGGGCACCACGATGCTCGATTCCTGCGTGCGCCCCGACATGGCCGCCGAGATCACCCTCCAGCCCGTGCGCCGCCACCGCGTGGACGCGGGCATCTTCTTCTCCGACATCGTGGTCCCCGCGCGCCTGGCGGGGCTCGGCGTGGAGATCAGGCCCGGCGTCGGGCCCGTCTTCGATCACCCGATCCGCACCGAGGCCGACGTCGACGCCCTGCCCCCGCTCGGCGACGACTACGACGCCGCGCTCGAGCCGATCCGCGAGGCCGTGCGCCTCACCGTCGACGAACTCGCCACCACGCCGCTGATCGGTTTCGCCGGCGCCCCCTTCACGGTGGCCAGCTACATGGTCGAGGGCGGTCCCAGCCGGGACCACCTGCGCACCCGCGCGCTCATGCGCTCGCGTCCCGAGGTGTGGGACCGCCTGGCCGCCTGGGTCGCCGAGCTCTCGGGTCGCTTCCTGCGCGCCCAGGTGCTCGCCGGGGCGTCCGCGGTGCAGCTGTTCGACTCCTGGGTGGGGGCGCTCGGCGCCGAGATGTACACCGGACACGTCCGGCCCCACTCGGCCGCCGCCCTCGCCCGCGTGGCCGACCTGCCCGTGCCGCGCATCCACTTCGGGGTGGGCGCGGCGCACCTGCTGCCGCCGATGCTCGAGGCCGGGGCGACCGTGATGGGTGTGGACCACCGCCTGCGCCTGGACCGGGCGCTCGAGGTCCTCCCCGCCGGCACCCCGATCCAGGGCAACATCGACCCGGCCGTGCTGTTCACCTCCGAGCCGGCCCGTCACGAGGAGGCCCGCGCCGTGCTGGCAGCCGGCGCCCGGGCCAGCGGCCACGTGGTCAACCTCGGTCACGGCGTGCCTCCGGACACCGATCCGCAGGTCCTGACCGACCTGGTCAGCTTCCTCCACGAGCAGCGCGTCCCGCGGGCATGA
- the hemQ gene encoding hydrogen peroxide-dependent heme synthase, whose product MTSPEELAKNTRYTSYTVFRRISGLTEDGEVTAEQITAALGDVTALMEAEGAEILGFYDVSGFRAEDDLMLWLAADAPEALQSALREFENSLPGTWLNREWASVGVHRMAEFARAHVPSFMVPSAERKQWITVYPFVRSYEWYLLPEDERNRMLREHGLLGRDFPQVNANTVAAFALGDYEWLLSFEADDLHDLVDMMRHLRYSDARLHVRDELPFHTGRRLPALDDVAALLA is encoded by the coding sequence ATGACCTCTCCCGAAGAGCTCGCGAAGAACACCCGCTACACCAGCTACACCGTCTTCCGCCGGATCTCCGGGCTGACGGAGGACGGCGAGGTCACCGCGGAGCAGATCACCGCCGCGCTCGGCGACGTCACCGCGCTGATGGAAGCCGAGGGAGCCGAGATCCTGGGCTTCTACGACGTCTCCGGCTTCCGGGCCGAGGACGACCTGATGCTGTGGCTCGCCGCCGACGCGCCCGAGGCGCTGCAGTCCGCGCTGCGCGAGTTCGAGAACTCCCTGCCCGGGACCTGGCTGAACCGCGAGTGGGCCTCCGTCGGCGTACACCGGATGGCGGAGTTCGCCCGCGCCCACGTGCCCTCCTTCATGGTGCCCAGCGCCGAGCGCAAGCAGTGGATCACCGTCTACCCCTTCGTGCGCAGCTACGAGTGGTACCTGCTGCCCGAGGACGAGCGCAATCGGATGCTGCGCGAGCACGGCCTGCTGGGACGCGACTTCCCGCAGGTCAATGCCAACACGGTGGCCGCCTTCGCGCTCGGCGACTACGAGTGGCTGCTGTCCTTCGAGGCGGACGATCTCCACGACCTGGTCGACATGATGCGCCACCTGCGCTACTCCGATGCCCGTCTGCACGTGCGCGACGAGCTGCCCTTCCACACCGGTCGTCGCCTCCCCGCCCTCGACGACGTCGCCGCCCTGCTCGCCTGA
- a CDS encoding M18 family aminopeptidase produces MTSFSAAAPSPRARTTALDLGDFVTASPSSFHAVRESARRLAAAGFTELDETARWEAGDVAGDRYVLRDGSLIAWSAPEGAEAATPWRVVGSHTDSPALKLKPNPELGAEGLAQVGVEIYGGPLLNSWLDRELRLAGRLALADGTTVLVETPGILRIPQLAVHLDRAVNQDGLRLDPQRHLQPILGLGDTDVLELLAVRAGVAAEDVVGFDVVTVDSQPPALFGAHEEFLASGRLDNLSSVHAELQALIAVAAEDRAADPAPIALMVANDHEEVGSASRSGAGGPFLEDVLVRMHAALGGDEASRRQALASSMVLSADAGHAAHPNYPERHDPVTRPRLGDGPMLKINAQQRYATDAVGIAAFVAACESAGVPHQTFVSNNAMPCGSTIGPITATRLGMTTVDVGLTLLSMHSAREMCATADPLLLQQACTAFLRG; encoded by the coding sequence GTGACTTCGTTCTCCGCAGCCGCCCCCTCGCCCCGCGCCCGCACCACCGCCCTGGACCTCGGGGACTTCGTCACCGCTTCCCCCTCGAGCTTCCACGCCGTCCGCGAGAGCGCTCGCCGGCTCGCCGCCGCCGGTTTCACCGAGTTGGACGAGACCGCCCGCTGGGAGGCGGGGGACGTCGCCGGGGACCGCTATGTCCTCCGCGACGGTTCCCTGATCGCCTGGTCCGCCCCGGAGGGCGCCGAGGCCGCCACGCCTTGGCGCGTCGTCGGCTCCCACACCGACTCGCCCGCCCTGAAGCTCAAGCCGAACCCGGAGCTCGGCGCCGAGGGCCTGGCCCAGGTGGGCGTCGAGATCTACGGCGGCCCGCTGCTGAACTCCTGGCTGGACCGCGAGCTGCGCCTGGCCGGCCGGCTCGCCCTGGCCGACGGCACCACCGTCCTGGTGGAGACCCCCGGGATCCTGCGCATCCCGCAGCTCGCGGTGCACCTGGACCGCGCGGTGAACCAGGACGGGCTGCGCCTGGACCCGCAGCGCCATCTGCAGCCGATCCTCGGTCTCGGCGACACCGACGTCCTCGAGCTGCTGGCTGTGCGGGCCGGCGTCGCCGCCGAGGACGTCGTCGGCTTCGACGTGGTCACGGTCGATTCCCAGCCCCCGGCGCTGTTCGGCGCCCACGAGGAGTTCCTGGCCTCCGGTCGCCTCGACAATCTCTCCTCCGTCCACGCCGAGCTGCAGGCGCTGATCGCCGTCGCCGCGGAGGACCGGGCAGCGGATCCCGCCCCGATCGCGTTGATGGTCGCCAACGACCACGAGGAGGTCGGTTCGGCCTCCCGCTCCGGGGCCGGCGGTCCCTTCCTCGAGGACGTGCTGGTGCGGATGCACGCGGCCCTCGGCGGCGACGAGGCCTCGCGGCGGCAGGCCCTGGCCTCCTCGATGGTGCTGTCGGCCGATGCCGGCCACGCCGCCCACCCCAACTATCCCGAGCGCCACGATCCCGTGACCCGCCCCCGCCTCGGCGACGGGCCGATGCTGAAGATCAACGCCCAGCAGCGGTACGCGACCGACGCGGTGGGGATCGCCGCCTTCGTGGCCGCCTGCGAGAGCGCCGGGGTGCCCCACCAGACCTTCGTCTCGAACAACGCCATGCCCTGCGGGTCCACCATCGGACCGATCACCGCGACCCGCCTGGGGATGACCACGGTCGACGTCGGCCTCACGCTGCTGTCGATGCACTCCGCCCGGGAGATGTGCGCGACCGCGGACCCGCTCCTGCTGCAGCAGGCCTGCACCGCGTTCCTGCGCGGCTGA
- the hemG gene encoding protoporphyrinogen oxidase, whose protein sequence is MSERTLVVGGGLAGLLAARRHQRAGRRVVLLESGTTAGGAIAATELTEAAGLALNAGAEAYATGSGAVDALVEELGLADRVVSPREGLGSRVVSDAGVHRAPGGSLLGVPGRPLAADVRAVLGTRAALRASLERFLPAAVGSRPGATVAEVVTRRLGPAVLERLVAPIVGGVHSADPATVEFAAASPQLAAGLAEHGSLTGAVRRLRGGSTATAGSAGTRVHSLTPTMAALPEALQERILGAGGILRTGVRVETVDRTDDGWVISTDGGESLTADRLVLACPPDTARTLLADAAPTIAEAVPQAPSAAVRLVALVLDAPALDAFPSGTGALVAPGTAGIRAKALTHASAKWEHVRHLAREALPSAASPHVVRLSYGRPGEELPPREDIVDLALADASRILGTVLGREHLRDARVIDWDRAMRQALPGHRAALDALGGLLAAESFAGTLELVGSWRAGTGIDAIVRADSSTTEGPRS, encoded by the coding sequence ATGAGTGAACGCACCCTCGTCGTCGGCGGCGGCCTCGCCGGGCTGCTCGCCGCACGACGTCATCAGCGCGCCGGCCGCCGGGTGGTGCTCCTCGAGTCCGGTACGACCGCCGGCGGGGCGATCGCGGCGACCGAGCTCACGGAAGCCGCGGGCCTCGCGCTGAACGCGGGCGCCGAGGCGTATGCGACCGGCTCCGGCGCGGTCGACGCTCTGGTGGAGGAGCTGGGGCTGGCCGATCGCGTCGTCTCCCCCCGCGAGGGACTGGGCAGCCGTGTTGTCTCCGACGCCGGTGTGCACCGCGCCCCGGGCGGCTCGCTGCTGGGCGTCCCCGGCCGTCCGCTGGCCGCCGACGTCCGTGCGGTGCTCGGTACCCGGGCCGCCCTTCGTGCGAGCCTCGAACGATTCCTGCCGGCCGCCGTCGGCTCCCGCCCCGGTGCCACGGTCGCCGAGGTGGTCACCCGGCGTCTGGGCCCGGCCGTGCTGGAGCGCCTGGTGGCCCCGATCGTCGGCGGGGTCCACTCCGCCGATCCCGCGACGGTCGAGTTCGCGGCCGCCTCCCCCCAGCTGGCGGCCGGGCTGGCCGAGCACGGCTCGCTGACCGGGGCCGTGCGGCGACTGCGCGGCGGCAGCACCGCCACTGCCGGCAGTGCCGGCACCCGCGTGCACTCCCTCACCCCCACGATGGCCGCGCTCCCCGAGGCGCTGCAGGAGCGGATCCTCGGCGCCGGCGGCATCCTCCGCACCGGTGTGCGGGTCGAGACGGTCGACCGGACCGACGACGGCTGGGTCATCAGCACCGACGGCGGCGAGAGCCTCACGGCGGACCGCCTGGTCCTCGCCTGCCCGCCCGACACCGCCCGCACGCTGCTGGCCGATGCGGCGCCGACGATCGCCGAGGCCGTGCCGCAGGCCCCGTCGGCCGCGGTGCGACTGGTCGCCCTGGTGCTCGACGCCCCGGCGCTGGACGCCTTCCCCTCCGGCACCGGAGCCCTGGTCGCGCCCGGCACCGCCGGGATCCGCGCGAAGGCCCTGACCCATGCCAGCGCCAAGTGGGAGCACGTCCGGCACCTGGCCCGCGAGGCCCTCCCGTCGGCTGCGAGCCCGCACGTGGTGCGGCTGTCCTACGGCCGTCCCGGGGAGGAGCTGCCGCCGCGGGAGGACATCGTCGATCTTGCCCTCGCCGACGCCTCCCGGATCCTCGGCACCGTCCTCGGCCGTGAGCACCTGCGCGACGCGCGCGTGATCGACTGGGACCGTGCCATGCGGCAGGCCCTCCCCGGGCACCGCGCCGCCCTCGACGCCCTCGGCGGGCTGCTCGCCGCCGAGTCGTTCGCGGGCACCCTCGAACTCGTCGGCTCCTGGCGGGCCGGCACCGGCATCGACGCGATCGTCCGCGCCGACTCATCCACCACGGAAGGACCCCGCTCATGA
- a CDS encoding glutamyl-tRNA reductase, with the protein MLAALRATHEHLDLEVLDALTRGAGTLPQAIDELQTARAREIGAAPVVAGQVVVSTCNRLEVYLDTDRFHEGVDLVIDAVARTSGLERDVVSLCFDAAMDVPVPQHLYEVTSGLRSLVIGEAEIAGQVRQSYESARRDGRTTSMLHDLFQHAFRCAKRVATQAPVGAAGRSGAAVAVDRAGLELGGFEGRTALIVGTGAYARLGLAELARRGLSDLRVFSPSGRAAGFAERHGAEVVAAEDLDHALRAADLVLACSGRGTSLFPEQFLGAGRTVVLDLALHSDLHPLVRHLKGVSVLGLTDLKVGVEATDDPALTAAREIVEETVEAFRVQQEVRRIDPAMAAMRREVADAADDEVDRLRRDVSGETADVLERSVRKILAKVMHQPAERARHLAETGFADAYVEAFHTIFGIDISSGREAEETPESEDIAPAGWMRVDRTVPPRLTGRALGADAAPREAVPASTLARAALREGQCPVGFGPGGTGRISPDA; encoded by the coding sequence ATGCTCGCCGCTCTCCGTGCCACCCACGAGCACCTCGACCTCGAGGTGCTGGACGCCCTCACGCGGGGCGCCGGCACCCTGCCCCAGGCGATCGACGAGCTGCAGACCGCACGGGCGCGCGAGATCGGTGCCGCCCCGGTGGTGGCCGGCCAGGTCGTGGTCAGCACCTGCAACCGTCTCGAGGTGTACCTCGACACCGACCGCTTCCACGAAGGCGTCGACCTGGTGATCGACGCGGTCGCCCGCACCAGCGGCCTCGAGCGGGACGTGGTCTCGCTGTGCTTCGACGCCGCGATGGACGTGCCCGTCCCGCAGCACCTCTACGAGGTCACCTCCGGGCTGCGCTCCCTGGTGATCGGCGAGGCCGAGATCGCCGGTCAGGTGCGCCAGTCCTACGAGAGCGCCCGTCGCGACGGGCGCACCACCTCCATGCTCCACGACCTCTTCCAGCACGCGTTCCGCTGTGCGAAGCGGGTCGCCACCCAGGCCCCCGTCGGCGCCGCCGGACGCTCCGGCGCGGCGGTCGCGGTGGACCGGGCCGGTCTCGAGCTCGGCGGCTTCGAGGGGCGCACCGCGCTCATCGTCGGCACCGGCGCCTACGCGCGCCTGGGCCTGGCCGAACTGGCCCGCCGCGGCCTCTCCGATCTGCGCGTGTTCTCGCCCTCGGGGCGCGCCGCCGGCTTCGCCGAGCGCCACGGCGCCGAGGTCGTCGCCGCCGAGGATCTCGATCACGCGCTGCGCGCGGCCGACCTCGTGCTGGCCTGCTCCGGTCGCGGCACCTCGCTGTTCCCCGAGCAGTTCCTCGGCGCCGGACGCACCGTCGTCCTCGACCTCGCCCTGCACTCCGACCTGCACCCGCTGGTGCGCCACCTCAAAGGCGTGAGCGTCCTCGGCCTGACCGACCTCAAGGTCGGGGTCGAGGCGACCGACGATCCGGCACTGACTGCGGCGCGCGAGATCGTCGAGGAGACCGTCGAGGCCTTCCGCGTGCAGCAGGAGGTGCGCCGCATCGACCCCGCGATGGCCGCCATGCGCCGCGAGGTCGCCGACGCCGCCGACGACGAGGTCGACCGGCTGCGCCGCGACGTCTCCGGGGAGACCGCCGACGTGCTCGAACGCAGCGTGCGCAAGATCCTCGCCAAGGTGATGCATCAGCCTGCCGAGCGGGCCCGGCACCTGGCCGAGACCGGCTTCGCCGACGCCTACGTCGAGGCCTTCCACACCATCTTCGGGATCGACATCTCCTCCGGGAGGGAAGCCGAGGAGACGCCGGAGTCCGAGGACATCGCCCCCGCCGGCTGGATGCGGGTGGACCGCACGGTGCCGCCGCGGCTGACCGGCCGCGCGCTCGGCGCCGACGCCGCACCCCGGGAGGCGGTCCCGGCCTCGACCCTCGCCCGGGCCGCGCTGCGCGAAGGGCAGTGCCCCGTCGGATTCGGCCCCGGGGGGACCGGGCGGATCAGCCCCGACGCCTGA
- a CDS encoding acyltransferase family protein produces the protein MVLDATTPSPAAGADRAATHAGRFRPELHGLRGLAIGLVVLYHVWFDRVSGGVDVFLFISSFLLVGTFLRIIDRGGPTRPLAYWARTFKRLLPPTAVVSLATLAGVYAILPPQRWLPALTDAAGSLLHVQNWVLIRRGVDYYAADEAGPSAFQHFWSLSIQGQVFLAWPLLIALAVVVARLLGRPVRGVLAVVFAAVMVASFVWSVYSTATQQQIAYFDTFARLWEFAAGSLLGLALPWWEARSAARRAGRGRRRAEAPVPVAPRVVAGWLGIAGLVSCGLLIDVEGAFPGWIAIWPLAAAALVLVVGTTGHRLAVDRLLATGPAKVLGDISYGLYLVHWPLLTLYLAHTGKERAGLLDGLVLILASLVTAWLLTRLVDTPIRRWPWAGARARRSGLVAVVVLVLGLAPVLGAQQYLLAGQRAAEAQAASDNPGARVLAPDFEPAPDADPSAAVIPTEALVADDWVSAEEECTGELAPTGSETEQLGAICRVAPGASEDSPVLVSVGDSRMEQFSGSLIALAEREGWTLVTLWRGGCTFAPDAEISSDCDAFSRASADYLERVDPEAVALATTAFGRDGTESLTPGMDTTLPRITGRGTTALAVRALPRLRTDPTACAAEHGADSDRCELPLPEPLTAERPDAELLATAEDAAVPVDPNPLVCPEGTCSPVIGRVRVFLDGDHLTGTYATSMQDGVDDQLAESGFRW, from the coding sequence ATGGTCCTCGACGCCACGACGCCCTCCCCGGCTGCCGGGGCGGACCGCGCCGCGACCCATGCCGGCCGGTTCCGGCCGGAGCTGCACGGGCTGCGCGGCCTCGCGATCGGCCTCGTCGTCCTCTACCACGTGTGGTTCGACCGGGTCTCCGGCGGCGTCGACGTCTTCTTGTTCATCTCCTCGTTCCTGCTGGTCGGCACCTTCCTGCGGATCATCGACCGGGGCGGGCCGACCCGGCCCCTCGCCTACTGGGCCCGCACCTTCAAGCGCCTGCTGCCGCCGACCGCGGTGGTCTCCCTGGCGACCCTCGCCGGTGTGTACGCGATCCTGCCGCCGCAGCGCTGGCTGCCCGCCCTCACCGACGCGGCCGGCTCCCTGCTGCACGTGCAGAACTGGGTGCTGATCCGGCGCGGGGTGGACTACTACGCGGCCGATGAGGCCGGGCCCTCGGCCTTCCAGCATTTCTGGTCGCTGTCCATCCAGGGGCAGGTGTTCCTGGCCTGGCCGCTGCTGATCGCCCTGGCGGTGGTGGTGGCGCGGCTGCTGGGCCGTCCGGTGCGCGGCGTGCTCGCCGTCGTGTTCGCCGCGGTGATGGTGGCCTCCTTCGTCTGGTCGGTGTACTCGACCGCCACCCAGCAGCAGATCGCCTATTTCGACACCTTCGCCCGCCTGTGGGAGTTCGCCGCCGGCAGCCTGCTGGGCCTGGCCCTGCCCTGGTGGGAGGCTCGCAGCGCCGCCCGCCGGGCCGGGCGCGGCCGGCGCCGCGCGGAGGCCCCCGTGCCCGTGGCGCCGCGGGTGGTGGCCGGGTGGCTGGGCATCGCGGGACTGGTCTCCTGCGGGCTGCTGATCGACGTGGAGGGGGCCTTCCCCGGCTGGATCGCGATCTGGCCGCTGGCCGCCGCGGCCCTGGTGCTCGTCGTCGGCACCACCGGGCACCGTCTGGCCGTGGACCGCCTGCTCGCGACGGGCCCCGCGAAGGTGCTCGGGGACATCTCCTACGGTCTGTACCTGGTGCACTGGCCGCTGCTGACCCTGTACCTGGCCCACACCGGGAAGGAGCGCGCCGGACTGCTCGACGGCCTCGTGCTGATCCTGGCCTCCTTGGTGACGGCCTGGCTGCTGACCCGGCTCGTGGACACGCCGATCCGGCGCTGGCCCTGGGCGGGCGCCCGGGCGCGGCGCTCCGGTCTGGTCGCCGTGGTCGTCCTGGTGCTCGGCCTCGCCCCGGTGCTCGGCGCCCAGCAGTACCTGCTGGCCGGCCAGCGCGCGGCGGAGGCCCAGGCCGCGAGCGACAATCCCGGTGCCCGGGTCCTCGCCCCGGACTTCGAGCCCGCCCCCGACGCGGATCCGTCCGCCGCCGTGATCCCCACCGAGGCACTGGTCGCGGACGACTGGGTCAGCGCGGAGGAGGAGTGCACGGGCGAGCTCGCGCCCACCGGATCGGAGACCGAGCAGCTCGGAGCGATCTGCCGCGTCGCGCCGGGGGCGAGCGAGGACTCCCCCGTGCTCGTGAGCGTCGGGGACTCCCGCATGGAGCAGTTCTCCGGGTCCCTGATCGCACTCGCGGAGCGCGAGGGCTGGACCCTGGTGACACTGTGGAGGGGCGGGTGCACCTTCGCCCCGGACGCCGAGATCAGCTCGGACTGCGACGCCTTCTCCCGCGCCTCCGCGGACTACCTCGAGCGGGTCGATCCCGAGGCCGTGGCGCTGGCGACCACCGCCTTCGGTCGCGACGGCACCGAATCGCTCACCCCGGGGATGGACACCACCCTGCCCCGGATCACCGGACGCGGGACGACGGCGCTGGCGGTGCGCGCTCTGCCGCGCCTGAGGACCGACCCCACCGCGTGCGCGGCCGAGCACGGCGCCGACTCCGACCGCTGCGAGCTCCCACTGCCCGAGCCGTTGACGGCCGAGCGGCCCGACGCCGAGCTGCTCGCGACGGCCGAGGACGCGGCCGTGCCGGTCGACCCCAACCCGCTGGTCTGCCCGGAGGGAACGTGCTCCCCGGTCATCGGCAGGGTGCGGGTCTTCCTCGACGGCGACCACCTCACCGGCACCTACGCCACCTCGATGCAGGACGGTGTGGACGACCAGCTCGCCGAGAGCGGATTCCGCTGGTGA
- a CDS encoding ferrochelatase, with the protein MTTTQYDAILFASFGGPEGQDDVIPFLRNVTAGRGVPDERLEQVAGHYRALGGRSPITAQNRAMIAALETELDAREIDLPIYFGNRNWEPYTAEAISSLHAGGHRRVLALITSAYSSYSGCRQYREDFARRLDEAGLLEEITIEKSRSYFNHPGFLAPMVDGVRAALNDLERAGHDTDQVRVLFSTHSIPTAMNDASGPVAPDQATAGDWYVQQHLAACRYVMDQLHDDLPVTPQWELVYQSRSGSPRTPWLEPDVNDVIERVAEDDSAEAVVVVPIGFVSDHVEVIWDLDTEAKETAEENQLAFRRVATAGTDPRFIAALADIVAEHLDPGRERVAVTELGAVEDVCGHNCCQVAADTAVPAGESVDTLPEIAAHLREREAATAGAPS; encoded by the coding sequence ATGACCACCACCCAGTACGACGCGATCCTGTTCGCCTCCTTCGGCGGCCCCGAGGGGCAGGACGACGTGATCCCGTTCCTGCGCAACGTCACGGCCGGACGCGGCGTGCCCGATGAGCGCCTCGAACAGGTCGCCGGCCACTACCGCGCCCTCGGCGGCCGCTCCCCCATCACCGCGCAGAACCGCGCGATGATCGCGGCGCTCGAGACCGAGCTCGACGCCCGCGAGATCGACCTGCCGATCTACTTCGGCAACCGCAACTGGGAGCCGTACACGGCCGAGGCGATCTCCTCTCTCCACGCCGGCGGCCACCGTCGCGTGCTCGCCCTGATCACCAGCGCCTACTCCTCCTACTCGGGCTGTCGCCAGTACCGCGAGGACTTCGCGCGCCGGCTCGACGAGGCAGGTCTGCTGGAGGAGATCACCATCGAGAAGTCCCGCTCCTACTTCAACCACCCGGGCTTCCTGGCTCCGATGGTCGACGGGGTGCGGGCGGCGCTGAACGACCTCGAGCGCGCCGGGCACGACACCGACCAGGTGCGAGTGCTGTTCTCGACCCACTCGATCCCCACTGCGATGAACGACGCCTCCGGGCCCGTCGCCCCGGACCAGGCGACCGCCGGCGACTGGTACGTGCAGCAGCATCTGGCCGCCTGCCGCTACGTCATGGACCAGCTGCACGACGACCTGCCCGTGACGCCCCAGTGGGAGCTGGTCTACCAGTCCCGCTCGGGCTCCCCGCGCACCCCGTGGCTCGAGCCCGACGTCAACGACGTCATCGAGCGGGTCGCCGAGGACGATTCCGCCGAGGCGGTGGTCGTGGTGCCGATCGGTTTCGTCAGCGACCACGTCGAGGTGATCTGGGACCTGGACACCGAGGCGAAGGAGACCGCCGAGGAGAACCAGCTGGCCTTCCGCCGCGTGGCGACCGCCGGCACCGATCCACGCTTCATCGCCGCGCTCGCGGACATCGTCGCCGAGCACCTCGATCCCGGGCGCGAGCGGGTGGCGGTCACCGAGCTCGGGGCGGTCGAGGACGTGTGCGGCCACAACTGCTGCCAGGTCGCTGCGGACACCGCGGTGCCGGCCGGGGAGAGCGTGGACACCCTCCCGGAGATCGCGGCCCACCTGCGCGAGCGGGAGGCGGCCACGGCGGGAGCGCCCTCATGA